Within Lentimicrobium sp. L6, the genomic segment AACATAATAACTAACATCCATACTCTTTAAATAAGGGGCTTGATTCCCCAGACGCTTCTTATAATCCTCCCAATTTCTATTTTCCTGAGTAGTCCAGCCAAGTTCAGCATATCCAATAGCTCTCGGAAAAGCCAAATATTCCAGCTCCAAAATATTACTGATGGTTTCACTCCATAGCGGTGCTTCAATTCCAAATATATTTTCCTGGGGGATGTCTTCGTAGTTTTCAGGAGACCAATTATAAGCCACATCAGTCGGGATATAGGCAGCCCAATGTAATCCATGTTTAGATAGTGAATCATATTGCATATCTAAATAGGCTTTCTTCGCAGGAGACATAATAATTTTCATGCCTTTTTTTACAGCCAATTTCGCATTGTCATTGCTACGCCAGAATTGAGAGATAGAAGAAGCATCAACATCTGTGGTAGCAATTTCATCCCATCCTATCATTTGCTTGCCGTATTTTTGGACTATCTTTTCTACTTTATTTACAAAATAGATATAATCATCTTTTTTAGTGACATGGCTTTCGTCGCCACCGATATGGAAATAAGGACTAGGAGAAAGGGCTGCAATCTCACGAATCACATCATCGATAAAAACATAAACGGTGTCTTTTCTGGTGTCGAAGGTACTGAATCCAACTCTAGTTCCAGTATAAAGCTTTAACTCTTTGCCATTACCATTTAAAAAGGGGTAAGAGACCGATGCGGCATTGGTATGGCCAGGCATATCTATTTCTGGAATAATCATCATATGATGAGCTAAAGCATAATTCACAATTTCAGTATATTGTTCTTGGGTATAGAATCCTCCTGCCTCTCCACCTACTTCTGTACTTCCACCAACTTCTGTTAGCTTGGGCCACGATTTGATCTCGATTCGCCAGCCTTGATCATCACTCAAATGCAGGTGTAAAGCATTATATTTATAATAAGCCAAGACCTCAATGAATTTTTTAACATCCTCCACACTAAAGAAATGACGTGCTACATCGAGCATGGCTCCACGATATTCGAACTGGGGATAGTCGGTAATAGTTCCTGTAGGAATGGTCCATATTTTAGTATTCGTGAGTGTGTCGTTACTTTCTCTAGGGATAATTTGACGTAAAGTCTGAATGCCTCTAAAAGCACCAGCTGCAGAATTTGATGAAAGAATCACCGAATCTGTAGTAATATGTAATTGATAAGCTTCCGGATTCTCTGGATGAAGACTAGCTTCCTTTTTTATAAAGATGACACTTTCTTGATTAAGGATAGGTGAATTGACAAGTGTTTTTAATCCAGTTATATCATTGATTCTATCGGCTAGAATCTGTGCTATTTCTTTATAATCATGGTCTTCAATGCTAACAATAGCGCTAAACTCATCCAAGGCAAAACCACCATTCGTGGAAATTATATTTAGGGGCTTAGGAATGATATTCTCTGTTGCTAGATTTGTTTTCGGGAATTTAATAATTCTTTTCTTTTCTCCTTGGCAAGAGATTAAAGTAGTGAGACTTAATAGTATTAACAGGGTCTTTAGTGCTATTGATTTTATCATGATTTTGTGTTTATGCATTTTTGATTCAAAATGAAGCTACCATTGGTTTTTAATACCTCATTATTCTCTCCAAATATAAGAGGATTTAGTTTTCAAATTTCAAACTTTTTATCATTAAAAAATCAGACTAATTATGACTAGTTTTGCACCCTATTTAAAACATAAACACATGTCAATAACAAGAATAGATTCAACTCCGCGTATGAGTAGAATTGTTGAGCATAATGGGACTATTTATCTTTGTGGACAAGTGGCAAAAGATGCTACTAAAGATATTAAAGAACAAACGATTACTACTTTAGAAAAAGTAGAAGAGCTACTTGATAAAGCAGGTTCTGATAAGAAACATATTCTTTCTGTTACCATCTATATCCGCGACATGAAAGATTTTGCAGCTATGAATGAGGTTTGGGATGCTTGGGTAGCGAATGGTTATCAACCCGCTCGCGCTTGTGTTGAAGCTCTAATGGCTCGTCCAGAACTATTGGTGGAAATGTCTGTTGTAGCTGCTAAAAAATAATGAGTAAAATGGAGGAGTTTTAATATATGAGATTCCTCTAATTTTGAGTTTTAAGTTCAACAAGAAAATCTAGTTTACTGAAGATCTATAGACAAAAATGTGGTATCGCTGGGGTTCATTTGAACCACAACTGTTGTGTCATCATGTTTTTTATTATATCTTGACCATGTCACATAAACATTATGATTGTCCTTGGATAAATAGGATTCTTTGAGCACTGTTACCGTATCATCGTTGTCTATATAATATTCGCATGTATTGTAATCTGCAGTAGGATCAAATAATTCTGATGGTATATTCTTATTTAAATCTATTATAAAACCTTTATTCCCAGTAAAGTTGTTCAAGACAACATTAAGATATGTAGCTTTTCCTAGTAGTATTGTGTCATTGTTTAGTTCTGATAGAGAACAATTGTCTAGAGGGTTTTTATAGCCGCTATTCTTTTGGATATAATCATTTTTATAGGCGAAAATAGGATGAAGCATATCCTTATCTTTATAGGGAAATGTAAGTACATATTCTCCATTATTATTAGTTATTGATCTTATGGGTTCAATATAATAATAGTAATCGATGTCATCATGATCTTCCATATATTTTGATTTTAACATAAGGATCTCCGTATTAGGAAAAACCTCATTATTGTCGCAATTCAGTACGATACCTTTAATGGTTATCATTCTTTCTTCAGGTTCTGATTTCTTACAAGAAGTCAATCCAAAAAGAATAATAAAGATTGATAAGAGGACTTTAGTTTTCATAATGATAATTATTGGTTTGTCGAGAAGGTTTATACAAAAGCTTCCATAAATTCATCCAAAGTTACATTGGCTAAATAATTACCGAGTTCTATTTGCTGTAATTGAGCTTTGATTTTCCCCAAATCGTGAGGCATTCCAATGATAAGCTTTTCTAATTCATCAATGTCATTGGTATTGAAAAAATCCCCAAATATTTTGGCATTAACGATTTCACCTTTTCTCACTTCTAGGTTTAATTCTATATGACCACCAGTGGTTTTTATACCCTTCTGGAAGTTGTATTTAGGGGAGGAGCCAAAGTTCCAATTCCAGGTGCTGTATTTCTCGTCAACGAGTTGATTGATAGCAGCAATATCAGTTTCTGTGAGTTCATATAACTCTGTGTCGTCATATATACTTCTTACATGATTGATAATATGATCTTCAAAAGCTTCTAAACTAATGTGGGTGCTTAAGTGCTCTGATATATTCGTCACCCTACTTCGAACCGATTTCACTGCTTTGTCTTGGTATTTGAGTGGGTTTATCTTTAAAGCTTGCGATAAATCAGGAAGTTTGGAACTGAAAAGCAAGGTGCCATGTTGCAGAATTTTGTTCTGATATATATGTTTGGCATTGCCCGAGAATTTTTTTCCTTTTATGGTGAGGTCGTTTCTGCCTTCAAATTTAGCATCCACACCCAAAGCATTTAATACATCTAATATAGGCTGAGTATATTTACGGAAATCAATAGGCTCATTTTTCTCTTTGGTTTTGATAAAGCTAAAATTCAAATTCCCTGGGTCATGAAAAACGGCTCCACCACCAGAAAGTCTTCTCACTACGGTGATTTCATTTTCTTTCACATAATCCACATTAATCTCCGCCAGTGAATTCTGGTGCTTACCGATTATGATAGAAGGGTTATTAATATAAAGATAAAAGCAATCTTCGTCTTTATGCTTGAGCAGGTATTCTTCAGTGGCAATGTTGAAAACTGGATTATTTGTTTTAGATCTGAGACACAGCATAGTTTAAATCTTAAATAATGGAATGATTTGGACTTATTCTGTGATGGAAGAGTAAACCATCTCACCACCAACAACAGTCATTTTAACTTTAATATAAGGGATTTCTGTGGCAGGAACTTCCAATAGGTCCTCCTTTAGAACAATGAAGTCTGCAAATTTACCGGTTTCTAAACTACCTTTTTTATGCTCGTCAAAACCAGCTTTGGCTGCCCAAATGGTAATTCCTTTTAGCGCATCTTTCCTACTTAGTGCATTCTCCATTTGAAAACCATCCTCAGGATAGTATTT encodes:
- a CDS encoding beta-N-acetylhexosaminidase, with amino-acid sequence MIKSIALKTLLILLSLTTLISCQGEKKRIIKFPKTNLATENIIPKPLNIISTNGGFALDEFSAIVSIEDHDYKEIAQILADRINDITGLKTLVNSPILNQESVIFIKKEASLHPENPEAYQLHITTDSVILSSNSAAGAFRGIQTLRQIIPRESNDTLTNTKIWTIPTGTITDYPQFEYRGAMLDVARHFFSVEDVKKFIEVLAYYKYNALHLHLSDDQGWRIEIKSWPKLTEVGGSTEVGGEAGGFYTQEQYTEIVNYALAHHMMIIPEIDMPGHTNAASVSYPFLNGNGKELKLYTGTRVGFSTFDTRKDTVYVFIDDVIREIAALSPSPYFHIGGDESHVTKKDDYIYFVNKVEKIVQKYGKQMIGWDEIATTDVDASSISQFWRSNDNAKLAVKKGMKIIMSPAKKAYLDMQYDSLSKHGLHWAAYIPTDVAYNWSPENYEDIPQENIFGIEAPLWSETISNILELEYLAFPRAIGYAELGWTTQENRNWEDYKKRLGNQAPYLKSMDVSYYVSPLIEWKLGK
- a CDS encoding RidA family protein, which codes for MSITRIDSTPRMSRIVEHNGTIYLCGQVAKDATKDIKEQTITTLEKVEELLDKAGSDKKHILSVTIYIRDMKDFAAMNEVWDAWVANGYQPARACVEALMARPELLVEMSVVAAKK
- a CDS encoding lipoate--protein ligase translates to MLCLRSKTNNPVFNIATEEYLLKHKDEDCFYLYINNPSIIIGKHQNSLAEINVDYVKENEITVVRRLSGGGAVFHDPGNLNFSFIKTKEKNEPIDFRKYTQPILDVLNALGVDAKFEGRNDLTIKGKKFSGNAKHIYQNKILQHGTLLFSSKLPDLSQALKINPLKYQDKAVKSVRSRVTNISEHLSTHISLEAFEDHIINHVRSIYDDTELYELTETDIAAINQLVDEKYSTWNWNFGSSPKYNFQKGIKTTGGHIELNLEVRKGEIVNAKIFGDFFNTNDIDELEKLIIGMPHDLGKIKAQLQQIELGNYLANVTLDEFMEAFV